The nucleotide window AGCAAAGAGAGCTGCATTTTCACCAGCATTAAGTCCCATTGTAGCTGTAGGAACACCAGGTGGCATCTGTATCATTGAAAGAAGTGAGTCAATTCCCCTAATTTGGTTGTTTCCACATGGAACTCCAATAACAGGCTTTGTTGTAAGTGATACAACAGCACCAGAGAGAACTGTTGAAAGATTTGATACAACAATATATAAATCCATTTGATCATCAACATCACTAATATATTTTTCAAGTCTATCAGGTGATCTTGTTGCAGAAATTACCTTATATTGACTTTTAATGTTGAGTGTATCAAGAGTTTGTGTAATTTTATGTACAGTATCCATTGTAGAGTAATTACCAGATACAATTAAAACACGTGTATCTTTGTTACATTCAATTGTCTTATCACATTTTTCAACTTCATGTTCTGTGCGTTTTGTACGATTGTAATGTTTTGATGCAATTTTTTCTATAACATCTTTTTCTGCATCTTCCATTTTCTGTTCATATGATTGACGTTTTATTTTAAGTGCATCTTTCATGTCCTTATCATTACATGCAATTATCTGACATGCAAGCCATGCAGCATTATCTCCTCT belongs to Methanosphaera sp. and includes:
- the purE gene encoding 5-(carboxyamino)imidazole ribonucleotide mutase produces the protein MQTKVMIILGSGSDYKIAQKSVKVLEEMEVNYDLRVASAHRTHNRVKDIVRNCSDEVEVFIAIAGLAAHLPGVIAAYTTKPVIAVPVNANVGGIDALLSSTEMQLGTPVATMGIDRGDNAAWLACQIIACNDKDMKDALKIKRQSYEQKMEDAEKDVIEKIASKHYNRTKRTEHEVEKCDKTIECNKDTRVLIVSGNYSTMDTVHKITQTLDTLNIKSQYKVISATRSPDRLEKYISDVDDQMDLYIVVSNLSTVLSGAVVSLTTKPVIGVPCGNNQIRGIDSLLSMIQMPPGVPTATMGLNAGENAALFAARILSIYDDDIKEALNNFLNSLHRNNYYE